From a region of the Rhipicephalus microplus isolate Deutch F79 chromosome X, USDA_Rmic, whole genome shotgun sequence genome:
- the LOC142775288 gene encoding uncharacterized protein LOC142775288 has translation MPKNSSCCFQCPLLAYFYHENISMCCCVYPIYASCIFLQRKHLLQIGGRGLREIGVNAMKAVLAHDVQVLYSLHGRKGKRAFVNLRLCRLVTDVICQKAGCDQAEALNFFKRWLPGSGDRCGGRKRRFRKAFVVEQPDDPHSQSADYRLLAAAGFLPSHSSHGLDSTTVTVPPTQPDLQ, from the exons atgcccaaaaattcaagttgttgttttcaatgtcctcttcttgcatatttttatcatgaaaacatttcgatgtgctgttgcgtttaccccatctatgcttcttgcatttttttacagcgcaagcacctcctgcagattgggggacgtggcctccgagaaattggtgtgaatgccatgaaggctgtattggcacatgacgtgcaagtgctgtacagccttcatggcagaaaagggaaaagggcctttgtgaacctgaggctctgtagattagtgacag atgtcatctgccaaaaagcagggtgcgaccaggcggaggccctcaacttttttaagaggtggctgccagggtctggtgatcgctgtgggggcaggaagcggcgcttcagaaaagcatttgttgtggagcagcccgatgatccccactctcagagtgcagattatcggctgctcgcggcagctggcttcctgcccagccacagcagccatggCCTTGACAgtaccactgtcactgtgcccccaacgcaacctgacctgcagtag